CCAAGAACCTGACACACAGAATAGAGAACTATGTTGACTCCTTTTGAATGGGTATGGGGAAACCGTAGTAGGTTTCAGTTGTACAAAGCTAATGGGAATATCTGCTCCTCAAATAAATACGTGATTGAAACCGGAATATGACCTGAACTCTTCATCTTGCATAATTATTTGTGTTAACTTGACAGGTTTCTATCTGCTCCTACAGTGTAATTGACAAAATGATGTTCCTACATCTGttgacaaaaaaatttgaaatcCATTTTTGTCTTCGTCCACATGACTCAAGTTGACATGTAAGACGTTAATTGCAATAGCCCAAAAGGGGAGACATGCATGTCCATGCCTAGTAAAGGGCTGTGGACTATTGAATATTATGAACTCCTGAATGCCGACTGGCTGATAACCGTGTTACATGTGGCTGCATACCCAAGGGTATGAGATTGCATCACTTTTAACAGCGGGGAATGAATGGAAGTCAAAGGGAATGAATCAGGGTCAATGGTGATTCAGCGGAGGTCTATAGGGAATGAATGGGGGTCAGTGGGGATAGAATGGGAGttaatggggaatgaatgggtGCCATGGTCGTCCTGGAAGGAAAGGACCCAGCCGTTTCCGCTTGcagatatattttattataaccAATCCCCCGTTATGCATAGTAGCCCCATAGAAACACTGCCACCCCCATCATAACCAGAGCGTTAGCATCAACAACATGCTTCCAGAAAGGCTCCTCGCTGATGTCAGGCAGCTTTTTGGACGCCTCCGTGAACTCCTCCTCTGTGAGCTCCGGCACCGGGGTTCTGCTGACTCCGCAGAACCAGCCAAGGAGACGATAGATGCCAGGTTTGGGTTCTTCGGCGTCTGCTAACAAAGCAAAGACGTCAACGACAGAAATTCGGATTGACATTGTGGCTGATTTAGCAGTTGCAGGCCACTCCTAAACATCACTTCGCTTAATTAACTACTTGTTTCTGTAGATAAGAGAATTCACCCCAAGATGCAAGGGTTTTATGAGTTTAAATGTGCAGTGCTGGTGGGTGGTTGACAGTTATACCTTGGCTGTCTACAGACTTGTCTTGACTCTTCTCCTCTGCCTTCCTGCGTGCTATTCTCCCCTTCACTTCCTGCTTCCAATCAAggtcatccctctcttccttggAATGACGCAGGCTGAACACAAGTCTGTGGAGCTGGGAGGAGAGCGGTTACATTTTCAGTTGTCCCTGCATTAGACTAGGGATATGTTAACCAAATAATTTGATCAAattgttttttcatgtttttatggaAACATTGACGCAGCCTCTCTGTCaaataacagtaaaaactaATAGTTTACTTATAAAGCAGTCATTACGATTAAATAATTAgtacattatatacagtatctctctATCAGGccttggcttgtgggactcctgaggcagctgacgggtaccggcaggccaagcggactgcagcctgggtggttgtggaggcaaaaactcgggcctgggagcagtttggtgaggccatggagaaggactatcggctggcctcgaagagattctggcaaaccgtccggcgcctcaggagagggaaacagtgccctaccaacgctgtttacagtagaagtgggcagctgttgacctcaactggggatgtcgtcgggcggtggaaggagtacttcgaggatctcctcaatcccgccgtcacgtcttccattgaggaagcagactcgtccatcacccgggctgaagtcacagaggtagtcaagaaactcctcggtggcaaggcaccaggggtggatgagatccacccggAGTACCTCatgtctctggatgttgtggggctgtcttggttgacacgcctgtgcctcatcgcgtggcggtcggggacagtgcctctggtaatttttatggacagaatttctaggcgcagccaggggccggagggtgtcaggtttggggaccacacgttttggtctctgctctttgtggatgatgctgtcgtgttggccccttcaaaccaggaacttcagcatgcactgggacggttttcAGCCGattgtgaagcggtggggacgagaatcagtacctccaaatccgaggccatggtcctcagtcggaaaagggtggcttgcccacttcaggttgatgtagagtgcctgcctcaagtggaggagtttaagtatctaggggtcttgttcacgagtgagggaaggatggaacgggagattgacagactgatcggtgcagcttctgcagtaatgcgggcaatatattggtctgtcgtggtgaagaaagagctgagccgcaaggcgaagctctcgatttactggtcaatctacgttcctgctctcacctatggttatgagctttgggtcatgaccaaaaggacaagatcccggatacaggcggccgaaatgagctttctccgcagggtggctgggcgatcccttagagagggtgaaaagctcgatcacccgggaggagctcagagtagtgccgctgctcctccacatcgagagggggtcagctgagatggcttgagcatctgtttcggatgcctccggaacgccttcctgggaaggtgttccgggcccgtcccaccgggaagagaccccggggaagacctaggacacgctgtctctcggctggcctgggaacgcctctgtgtccccccggaagagctggagcaagtgtctagggagagggaagtctgggcatctctgcttagactgctgcccccgcaacccagccccggataagcggaagaaaatgatgatgatgatgatcatcagaccacaggacatggttccagtaatccatgtccttagctgacccccccaccccttcaagccctccagcaatgctggcagcattcatacatctatttcccaaagacaacctctggatatgacactgagcacatgcactcaacttatttggtcgaccatggcaaggccttttctgagtggaacctgtcctgtcaaaccgctgtatggtcttggccaccgtgctgcagctcagtttcagggtcttggcaatcttcttacagccaaggccatctttatgtaaagcagcaatactttttttcagatcctcagagagttctttgccatgaggtgccatgttgaacttccagtgaccagtatgaaggAGTGTGAGGGCGATGACACCACATCTAACACATcggctccccattcacacctcaGACCTTGTAatactaatgagtcacatgacaccggggagggcaaatggctaattgggcccaatttggacattttcacttaggggtggtactttgccagcggtttagacattaatggctgtgtgttgagttattttgaggggacagcaaatgatACACTgatatacaagctgtacactcactactttacattgtagcaaagtgtcatgtcttcagtgttgtcacatgaaaagatatactcaaatatttacaaaaatgtgagtggtgtattcacttttgtgaatCACACATTGTACTGATATAAGTGAATTACAACAGGTCAATCAAATTAAATTAGTAGCTAAAAGGTTTGAACCGAGAGGGTTTGTGGACACGTCACTACTAATTGGGCTAGCAAGTGATGTGTGACTTGTATTGTAGCTCGCTGGCCAACCTGGCCAGtaatacataaaatatgtaaatctGTGACATCCAAATTCATATGTTAGGGTACATTACATTGCGCTTCTAAAGCATATATGTTACAAATTTGcacaaatataacattttaaggATATGGTTCAATTCAGGTTCAGAGCCAACCAGACTGAACAAGCCGAGTGAGAAAACGATCCGAAAGGTACCTGCTGCTGGACCTCTCCTTTCATGGTTTAAGGGTTTTACTGAAGTAAACAGACTCAAGGTTGCGGTGGAGCTAGCTCATCTGATTCACCTAATCCAGGGCGGAGAATGAGGACTGGTTGACGACGAGCTGATTCTGGTGTGCCAGTGCTTGGGTGTACAGGGTGGTTGGAGGCCCCGGGGAGAGGTTTGAAGACACCTAGTTTAAAACTACCAATACTCACATGCTTGTCTTCAATGGCCGGCGTGCAGTAGCTGACAAGCAGTGTCAGGACGGAGGTGCAGGCAAACAGGACTATGGCAAAGTATAGGTAGTGGACCCCACATACCAGCGTGGGGCAGTCGGTGGGGAACAGGCAGCTGCCGGAGCCAAACCAAAACTCTGGCACCATACGGCAAAGCCCCATAGCCAGGCCCCCCATCAGTCCCCAAAACGCCCCCTGGAAGAAAGCAACAGACTTTGCCAACTGCTACTTCACTATGCCCTTTATGGGCTCTGTGATCGTCTCACCTAGGTTTCAGATGAAGTTTCTGCTGACGGCTAAAGCATAAATACACTGACAAAGGGTATCTAGTAGTTCAGCATTTTAAATTATAAGGTATTTTAGATCAGAAGGTATTGCCATGATGTataaccccgtttccaaaaacattgggacgctatgtaaaatgtaaatgaaaacagaatacatGATGTCCAAATCTTTTAAACCccatattcaaaagaaaatagtacaaagacaacatatcaaatgttggacctgagaaattttattgttttttgaaaaatatatactaaaccttatgtttctcaatgtaaaatttggggatctcattggTACAGAATATCattgaaagattcagagaatctggagaaatctttgtatgccagggacaaggctgaaaaccaatattggacgGGCTCTCAGaaagcactgcattaaaaacagacacaattctgtaatggaaatcactgcatgggctcaggaacctttccgaaaaccattatctgtgaacacagtatgtcgctgcattcaaatgcaagttaaaactctaccatgcaaagaagaaaccatatgtaaacaacatccagaaccGCCTTCTCTGGATCCAAGGTAATTTCCTGTGGTCTTATGAATCAaaatttgggaatcatggacgccgtatcctccagactaaagacgAGAAGGACCatttggcttgttatcagcgcaaaGTTCAAAATCCAGtgtctgtgatggtatgggggtgcattagggCACacagcatgggtgacttgcacatctgtgaaggtaccattaatactgaacaatctatacaggttttggagcaacatattctGCCATCCAGAAAACGTCttcttcagggaaggccttgcatatttcagcaagtcaatgccaaaccacattctgcaagtaTTACAACAGcttggctctgtagtaaaagtctgggtgctaaactggcctggctgcagtccagacccatcacccattgaaaacatttggcacattatgatacgagaaatacgacaaaggagaccccaaactgtttagcagctgaaatcatatatcaagcaagaatggaaatacatttcactttcagaactacagaCTCCCAAACGCTTAGAGTAttgtaaaaagaagaggtgatgcaaatcagtggttaacatgcccatgtcccaacttttttgaaacgtgttgctggtatcaaattttaaattttatttttccaaaaacaatattattcctcagattcaacatttgatacttgtctttgtactattttcaattatatatagggaaaatgatttgcacatcattgcattgttttcttattagcattttacacagcgtccaaacttttttggagatGTGGTTGTATTTTAATAAGGTATTATCATCATACAGTATTTTAGATCAAAATAAGGTAATATCATCATGCccattgacctctgacctcaccGGCTCATTGACCCTCTTcacaaacacagccaggaagaagACTGCGGCGATGGGCGGGGCCAGGTAGCATGTCACCGATTGGATGTAGTCAAACAGCTGACCGCTCTGGGACGCCTGTACCACAGGAATCCAACAGATACTGACGGCTACAATGACGAGGACCCACACTCTGCGCCGGAGACACAGCGGACCAAGTGGTTACTCACAAAGACCAACAGCTGAAACAAACCATGCTCTTCTGCGTAAACCAGGCGAAGAAAGGGCCAAACCTGCCCACGACCATGAGCTCGCTCTCTCTGGCCTGAGGCCTGAGGCGGGTCCAGATGTCCATGGTGAACAGAGTGCTGCTGCTGTTGAAGATGGAGGCCAGGGAGCTCATCAGGGCCGCCAGCATGACCGCCAACATCAGACCCCTCAGACCTGGACCGGAGCACGGGGGAACACGGGAACGCAGGGAAATCACGGAATCAAGGAGAAAAAGGAACGCTTGAGAAACAAGATCAGTGTTTGATGCCAATTGCGTGAGGTGTTCAACATCTGCACCACTTGTTTTCCTTTCAGAAACACTGTGACGTCTCTTTACCGTTGGGCATTATGGACACCACCAGTTTGGGGTAGGCAATGTTGGAGCAGCCGACGTCCGTTCCGCACACCTGTTGACACAGCTCCGGGACCACACAGCCCACCTCATCTGACAACAGCAGGACAACACGCCCTGTTACCGCAGAGCTCATGCCAGAGGAGTAGAAAAGAGATCATACGCGCACACCATCTGGCTAACAGGGTAACAAAGTGAATTGTATTTTGTCTTCCGCTGTGTGATAATTTTTTCCTCCTCTGCTGATCATCTTAAATAAACTCTCCATTCAGCTCTCTGTCTCGTTCCTATGATGGCTCATGAACTCACCGGGGAACAGAACGCGGCTGATCATTCCGGGGAACACCATGAGGAACATGGGAAGCAGTTTGAGGTATCCACACAGGATGCAGCCTGCCTTCACGTGGGTCAAACTTCGAGCTGCTAGGCAGCGCTGAACGATCACCTACACGGACAGGCACAAGACAACAGATCCAGCGCTGTTTCAAACCGCCCTACTCTCTGCACACACTTCCAGTCAGCAATTAAATCTGGTTCCCATTTTGAACAGATCCTCGTAGGATAGTGCACAGTGAAATAAACCCAGAATATATACATTCCAGGGGTGTTCCTATCGGATTATTTACCTGGTCGGAACACCAGTACCAGGCGCCAATGATGGCGATTCCGAAGAGGACTCCCGGCCAGGGAAGGTCCCCAGTCACAGGGTCTCTGAGTAGTTGGAAGGCGTCGTCTCGGGGGGTGTAGCACTCAGGCGAGATGTTGTAGCGGTCAGACTGGGAGTTAGAGGGAATTGCTGACCTGTACTTCTCCAGCAGAGCACTGTAGCCCCCCACCTCGAAGAAGgctgaggagaggaagagatgtcCCGGGGGGGGGACGACACACGGTAGATACATGGTGATAGGTCACGGTCTGTCTGAACTCGACCCAGATAGTAGCTGGGGTGGGAAGGGTTGAGATGTCTTAATTCAGTTTCATCACAGGTATCAGTTATGATAGCCTACATAATGTCATCTCAACATTATTGATATTTGATAGGATTTCATCTATACAACACTGGTATCAAATATGACATTACAGTGTCTATAAATCCTGCATgctaaaagaaaatacagttgTATCTAAAGGATATTTAGGAACAGGAAACCTTGTTCCTCGTTACTTTATCATGCattgaaaaaacatgtttttgaatgttttctacattaaaataaaatccatgaTTTTCGATGCGCTTTGGAAAGTAGGAGATCGCAGCCTGCCTTTGTCCTACGCGTCCTGACCAAGCCACCGTGGGGTTATTTCCCGCTCTGCAGCCAACCATTAAGTCACACCCGCGCGCACGAGGACACAACTTGACTGACGACCTCAGTTTTTGCCTGACAGTCGCCTAGGTAACGATGAAAGAAGGAAATCCCTGCCGATGAGCCCCCACCCAACCCCGGGCGGCACATATAGGCCAAAAAAACCAGTCTGAGTCAACAAGACGGAATGTGTGGCTCTAATGACCGGGATCTGTGAACTTACCAAAACCAGTAAGGACGAAGGCACCGGCGATTATTACGAACGTCTGGACCGTGTCTGTGTACATCAGAGCAGCTAGGCCCCCTGGTGGACAAAACGGATTGTTACACATGGTCATCTTGCCCCACGGGACCTTTCTTGAATCGCGGACGGTCTTTTCGTCCGCGTAACAAAAGTGTTTTGGTATTATTTGAACCAGATGTTACCGGTGACTGTGTACAGAGCTGTTATGGAGAGGAGTGCAATAACAGCCACATAGATGTTCCAGCCTAGGGCCTGCTGGATAAACACGGCCCCAGAAAACATGTCCACCTGGGGGAGAAAAATGAGGGAGGCCATCACTCACACTGGCCCATGGAGACGTTCACAACTCAAAAATGTTTATACTGTACTtcaaacatacacatttaagaaaaataaactcTAAAGTTCTTTAACTTTTGCAGAAATTGGTGCCTCTATGGCATTTAATTCTTGTTCATTACTGAAGACAATGTGTATGTGGGTCGTTTGTATGGCTAGCATGCAAATCCCTCAGTGTTCTACACTCACAGAGATCTTGGTGAAGATGTAGAGGAAGAGCGATATGACAGACAGGTACAGGCTGATCCTGGTGCCCCCGAACCTCTTCTTCAGGTACTGAGGCATTGTGATCACCTAGGCAATGGGAGACATAACACAGGTCCAAAGTTGCGTACATCTGGACAGTGATTTCCCTGGGATGCCACCTTGGCTGAGGTATACTGGTGTGACTCACCCCCGCCGTGAGGTAAACTGGGACAAACAGCCAGCCCAGCAGGAGCACGATGAACAAGGCCTGGCATGGATGGAGGAGGAAGACACTTACTACCAAGCATTGTCCGTGTTCTGTATACTCGAAACACTTTCAGATTATTGGAATTTCAAAGGGGGCAAATTCTACCCACATTCCACTCAAAACCCCCCACAGCAATTCCGCGTGCCGCTCCAGTGCCAGCAAGGCCGACAAAGTGTCCACTGCCAATATTACTGGCAAACAATGATGCGCCAAcctagagaaagagagacaaacggTTAACTAAAATCCTTCTTCTTTGAATTTTTTCCAATAACTGTACGTTTCTCTGGATTACAGTGCccgctaaatgacaaaaatgtacaggAAAAGTGAATGAGGGGCAACGTTGCGtgggataatgacccaaaaggttagttaaaatatttaaattaaatgattGTGTGGTCAAGCATTTCGAGCAGCCTAAATCGCTACCACTTCTACGtgtactgctgcagtgtatggTTTTGAACCTGACCAACTGCCCTTTTGACTAGGACATAAAAATGccagaaaaatatgaacatacATCATTAAAACACTAGTTACTGACGGAGTCAAAGGTCAAGTTGTACTCACCGGCCACCATGTCATGGTCTGTCCAGCCAGGAAGTATCCCCCCACAGTGCCTCTGTTGGTCCTGAACATGGACTGGAACACAAAAGATCGGCTTCATTTAACCAGTGCCTCACTTCATGCATCGACAACCACGTTGCTGTTAATGTCAGTAAATGTTAAGGGACCAGATTTGAAGCAAAATATAACTTGTTGATTTTAAGAGTTCAGTTTAAAATGGTCATGAAAGCAATAAAATGTTGTGCAGAGAGAAACGTCACAGATGTTAAGTCGGGTGCCATACTAACCCAGATGCCCACTCCAATGACCAGAATGAAGTAGCAGATGATAACAGCGATGTCGGAAATGTTGTTAACGGTCACCTTCTGCGGAGCTGTCTCAGATGAGGGATTCTTCGCTCCAACAAAAATGGGATTCTCCATACTAACAAGATACCAACAGCCCTAAATATTGTCAAACCAAGTATTCAGTATAAGACTTGGAGCAAAGCAGAATGCTGCTACTAATCATTGAAGGCTCAACTTCTTATAAACCACGAGGGTGAAGAAGAGCAAAGAATGTTCAGTCTGGCTGGTCAGTAAGACCTTTGGTCACCAGAAAGAGGCTGATTCAGGAGTTTATTAATGACCATAATAATTAACAACTAGCCTCTTCAAGATGCAGTATGTTCTAGTAAAAAACGAGTTCTGTCCAACATGCCTTCATGTGTTGTCAATAGAACAAACGTTATGAATTGTGTTATATCAGTTACCTACCGTGATAAGAAATCAATTTCCTATGTGCCAGGTGTTTTATCTTTTGGTTTGTTGGGACCCCAAAATGTGCTTAAAATACAGAGAAAGACCAAATCCTCAGTTTGTGTCCTGATTAGCCCATTTGGGAGAACATGGTGCTTACAAAGCCAGAATTGTGGGTTTTATTCCCAAAGGGAGGCAGTAGGAAAATGTTTTCACTCACAACTAACTGTAAGTTGTTTCTGGATAAGAGTATatgcaaaacaacacaaaggtGTCACATGTGCATTGAAATTCTTTTCACATTCACCTCTGGAATATCTTCTGGAATAGTTAGCAGGTAAACAAAATGCTAAAGTGACTATAACACTAGACATGTTTATCTAGTTATTTGTTATAATTTTCACCAATTGAAAAGGATATCTAAAAAAATGCAGATGTTATTGGTCAAAAGACCTATTAGGAAAATATCCGAATTTGACTGCCAGCATAAACACTGTGACAGAAAGACCAAAACATACTGACAAAAGGACCAGTAGACAAGGACAGTTTTTTTGTAGCCCAGAGAAGAGACTTGTAAAACAAGAAtaatcccccaaaaaatatttagcaAATATTCCTTTAATCATGTGACAGCAGAACTGTCATCAAAACATCAATTTGCTGTTCAGTTCCAAAACATCCATCAGATTAACATTAGAGGATATGTTTCTCATATGGAGTTGGAGGGAACGGGGAGGGCTCCTGTGTTACTGTCAAAACCCaacattctctcacacacacacacaaacacacacacacacacacacacacacacacacacacacacacacgattaacaaaaataaaaaagtttgtctaaaaacaacattttttttcttcagttttcaGGTATTGGATGGATTTGCCTGGCCTTATATTTGTGTTagttatgtgtatttgtttaacAGATTGTTGTTTTCTGAAAAGTAAGtaaggcaaaaataaaaatgcagtaATAAGAGGACAAGCTCCTGAACATATAACAGTAACCTCAGTTTAAAACAAACTAATCACAAACACCTCCGTTATTGGTGTAAAAGAAGGGTAAGCATCAATGTTTGTCTCGGTCAATTCTGGCGGTTCGGTTCTGTTAATCCGAGAGGAATCAAGTTTTTATTTCCTGATGCTTTTATTACTGCTCTGTATATTTGAAGATGGCATtcattaaacagaaaatacactttGCATGGCTTAACCCACTGCTGCGCAACCCTGTTTCAGGAGATCAATTGTCCGGCAGGTTCTCTCGCCATCACTTATGAAGACGAGCCCTTTTCACATGGCACTAGCTCCGTGTTAGCTTGTTAGTTTGTTGACCCTGGGCTAACttttaaccctgggctaaggatTCACACATATATTCCTAAGCCCTGGCCTGGGCGAGCAGACAAAACACGACACAATACTATTTTTCATAATATCGATTACAaactacaaatgttttgttctcaCTGACACACAATCTACGTTACTCTCCCAAGATTCATGTAATGACTTTTTAACAGCGGTTGTCGGTTTTTAACATCAAGATGCCCACCCTTGCTTTGGCAACTTTGTTAAAACTTTCCAAAGAAAGCAAAAACTGCGatgtgaaaatatgaacatgagGCATACAATGCGACTATTGGACCTTCCTAGGGCTAGCTGGCCATGCTCTTGAGCAGGGTTAGCACCGATTTTTCAGGGATAGCCCAGAAACACGGTGACAAAATAACCAATGTGAAACAGTCAAGCACAAACCCATAGAACGTTTCTTatccaatcacaaaacctgccctttcaTTTAATTTGCATATGCTCTTGACGCACGCCGTTACCAACAGCTGCGTGCagtgtgtatttctgttttggTCCTTTAACTCTGCAAACGTTTCATTAGCCTATACCAGCTACATCTTATCGAAATAGTTATTGCAGCTAGCTTTGGACGTAAATCTAGGAAACATTTCGGAAGCATAAAGGTTGACTAGTCATATTCTCTGGCTCGTGCTGATATTTTCACATCGCCGTTTTTCTCTTTCTAGTTTTAA
The sequence above is a segment of the Esox lucius isolate fEsoLuc1 chromosome 1, fEsoLuc1.pri, whole genome shotgun sequence genome. Coding sequences within it:
- the slc5a2 gene encoding sodium/glucose cotransporter 2 isoform X3, producing MENPIFVGAKNPSSETAPQKVTVNNISDIAVIICYFILVIGVGIWSMFRTNRGTVGGYFLAGQTMTWWPVGASLFASNIGSGHFVGLAGTGAARGIAVGGFEWNALFIVLLLGWLFVPVYLTAGVITMPQYLKKRFGGTRISLYLSVISLFLYIFTKISVDMFSGAVFIQQALGWNIYVAVIALLSITALYTVTGGLAALMYTDTVQTFVIIAGAFVLTGFAFFEVGGYSALLEKYRSAIPSNSQSDRYNISPECYTPRDDAFQLLRDPVTGDLPWPGVLFGIAIIGAWYWCSDQVIVQRCLAARSLTHVKAGCILCGYLKLLPMFLMVFPGMISRVLFPDEVGCVVPELCQQVCGTDVGCSNIAYPKLVVSIMPNGLRGLMLAVMLAALMSSLASIFNSSSTLFTMDIWTRLRPQARESELMVVGRVWVLVIVAVSICWIPVVQASQSGQLFDYIQSVTCYLAPPIAAVFFLAVFVKRVNEPGAFWGLMGGLAMGLCRMVPEFWFGSGSCLFPTDCPTLVCGVHYLYFAIVLFACTSVLTLLVSYCTPAIEDKHLHRLVFSLRHSKEERDDLDWKQEVKGRIARRKAEEKSQDKSVDSQDAEEPKPGIYRLLGWFCGVSRTPVPELTEEEFTEASKKLPDISEEPFWKHVVDANALVMMGVAVFLWGYYA
- the slc5a2 gene encoding sodium/glucose cotransporter 2 isoform X2, which translates into the protein MENPIFVGAKNPSSETAPQKVTVNNISDIAVIICYFILVIGVGIWSMFRTNRGTVGGYFLAGQTMTWWPVGASLFASNIGSGHFVGLAGTGAARGIAVGGFEWNALFIVLLLGWLFVPVYLTAGVITMPQYLKKRFGGTRISLYLSVISLFLYIFTKISVDMFSGAVFIQQALGWNIYVAVIALLSITALYTVTGGLAALMYTDTVQTFVIIAGAFVLTGFAFFEVGGYSALLEKYRSAIPSNSQSDRYNISPECYTPRDDAFQLLRDPVTGDLPWPGVLFGIAIIGAWYWCSDQVIVQRCLAARSLTHVKAGCILCGYLKLLPMFLMVFPGMISRVLFPDEVGCVVPELCQQVCGTDVGCSNIAYPKLVVSIMPNGLRGLMLAVMLAALMSSLASIFNSSSTLFTMDIWTRLRPQARESELMVVGRVWVLVIVAVSICWIPVVQASQSGQLFDYIQSVTCYLAPPIAAVFFLAVFVKRVNEPGAFWGLMGGLAMGLCRMVPEFWFGSGSCLFPTDCPTLVCGVHYLYFAIVLFACTSVLTLLVSYCTPAIEDKHLHRLVFSLRHSKEERDDLDWKQEVKGRIARRKAEEKSQDKSVDSQADAEEPKPGIYRLLGWFCGVSRTPVPELTEEEFTEASKKLPDISEEPFWKHVVDANALVMMGVAVFLWGYYA
- the slc5a2 gene encoding sodium/glucose cotransporter 2 isoform X1: MENPIFVGAKNPSSETAPQKVTVNNISDIAVIICYFILVIGVGIWSMFRTNRGTVGGYFLAGQTMTWWPVGASLFASNIGSGHFVGLAGTGAARGIAVGGFEWNALFIVLLLGWLFVPVYLTAGVITMPQYLKKRFGGTRISLYLSVISLFLYIFTKISVDMFSGAVFIQQALGWNIYVAVIALLSITALYTVTGGLAALMYTDTVQTFVIIAGAFVLTGFAFFEVGGYSALLEKYRSAIPSNSQSDRYNISPECYTPRDDAFQLLRDPVTGDLPWPGVLFGIAIIGAWYWCSDQVIVQRCLAARSLTHVKAGCILCGYLKLLPMFLMVFPGMISRVLFPDEVGCVVPELCQQVCGTDVGCSNIAYPKLVVSIMPNGLRGLMLAVMLAALMSSLASIFNSSSTLFTMDIWTRLRPQARESELMVVGRVWVLVIVAVSICWIPVVQASQSGQLFDYIQSVTCYLAPPIAAVFFLAVFVKRVNEPVRSEGAFWGLMGGLAMGLCRMVPEFWFGSGSCLFPTDCPTLVCGVHYLYFAIVLFACTSVLTLLVSYCTPAIEDKHLHRLVFSLRHSKEERDDLDWKQEVKGRIARRKAEEKSQDKSVDSQADAEEPKPGIYRLLGWFCGVSRTPVPELTEEEFTEASKKLPDISEEPFWKHVVDANALVMMGVAVFLWGYYA